In the genome of Henningerozyma blattae CBS 6284 chromosome 5, complete genome, one region contains:
- the TBLA0E04970 gene encoding serine/threonine-protein kinase (similar to Saccharomyces cerevisiae SCH9 (YHR205W); ancestral locus Anc_4.384), protein MENSKAKKSTPPIHNKNHSLTNSIVDECQSSANTKILHRRHTYSTRNISRSLQNLNPKNNVLEDFQTIYHNWNYEKTFNIKSLNLNMIVFIYDSYNNNSFLGYLPIQYKFQNQKMFYEKKWCYLQNTDVISYSSNGVDTTTDLISGTKSNPIEIEIELKFTSFLDGYDEDMATIAQHNNKIQLKNSSLEIGNKIYSMSDFVILKLIGTGTFGKVFSIRKKSSNHVFAMKIISKKLILNENELRHVKDERNILLKNSIGECPFVVQLKYAFQNKNDLFLITNYFPGGELYWYLRKYKSFPEKWIRFYVGQLSIALDFLHKNGVIYRDLKPENVLLDSTGNIALCDFGLSKLNTDNNSDFRAHTFCGTTDYLAPEVILDDNGYSYMVDYWSLGVLTFELFFGISPFYSELPKKTYAKILYSKITLPKYSISFEGRIFLKALLRRKPQFRLGNNGGLEEIKRSQFFRGFNWDALICRKMKPPIKPQTCWSTEFIADTQKYSPSFMDKEKRNIYRVLRIKYIVNRMSKASLQVSVTTGTIYYILMEDF, encoded by the coding sequence ATGGAAAATTCAAAAGCCAAAAAATCTACTCCACCTATACATAATAAGAATCATTCGTTAACCAACTCAATAGTTGATGAATGCCAATCAAGTGCTAATACCAAAATATTGCACAGAAGACACACATATTCAACAAGGAATATATCAAGATctttacaaaatttaaatccaaaaaataatgtattGGAAGATTTTCAAACTATTTATCACAATTGGAATTATGAAAAgacttttaatattaaatcattaaatctTAATATGATAGTCTTCATTTATGATTCTTATAATaacaattcttttttagGTTACCTACCTATTcaatataaatttcaaaatcaaaaaatgttctacgaaaaaaaatggtgTTACTTACAGAATACTGATGTTATTTCGTATTCTTCTAATGGCGTCGATACTACTACTGATTTGATATCCGGTACTAAATCAAATCCAATTGAAATCgaaattgaattgaaatttacTTCTTTTCTTGATGGATATGATGAAGATATGGCAACTATTGCTcaacataataataagatacaattaaaaaactcttctttagaaattggaaataaaatttattctaTGTCAgattttgttattttaaaGTTAATTGGCACTGGAACATTTGGTAaagttttttcaattagGAAAAAAAGTTCAAATCACGTTTTTGcaatgaaaattataagTAAAAAACTAATACTAAACGAAAACGAATTAAGGCATGTAAAAGatgaaagaaatatattattaaagaactCTATTGGTGAATGCCCGTTCGTCGTCCAGTTAAAATATgcatttcaaaataaaaatgatttatttttaattacaaACTACTTCCCAGGAGGAGAGTTATATTGGTATTTAAGAAAGTATAAAAGCTTTCCTGAAAAGTGGATTCGATTTTATGTTGGACAGCTCTCTATTGCCCTTGACTTTCTTCATAAAAATGGAGTCATTTATCGTGATTTGAAACCCGAAAATGTATTACTTGATAGTACAGGAAATATTGCATTATGTGATTTTGGTCTTTCTAAATTGAATACTGATAATAACAGTGATTTTAGAGCCCACACATTTTGTGGCACGACAGATTACCTAGCTCCTGAAGTCATTTTAGATGATAATGGATACAGTTATATGGTTGATTATTGGTCTCTTGGTGTTCTAACCTTTGAGTTATTCTTTGGTATATCTCCATTTTATTCAGAGCTTCCTAAAAAAACCTAtgcaaaaattttatatagtaAAATTACCTTaccaaaatattcaatctCATTTGAAGGTCGTATCTTTCTAAAGGCATTATTAAGGAGGAAACCTCAATTTCGATTAGGGAATAATGGTGGGCTAGAAGAGATAAAGCGGTCACAATTTTTCAGGGGATTTAATTGGGATGCTCTCATATGTAGGAAAATGAAACCCCCAATAAAGCCACAGACATGCTGGTCTACTGAATTCATAGCAGATACTCAGAAATATTCGCCCTCTTTTAtggataaagaaaaaagaaatatttatcgGGTgttaagaataaaatatattgtgAACAGGATGAGCAAGGCCAGTTTGCAGGTTTCAGTTACCACGGGGACCATATATTACATTCTAATGGAggatttttaa
- the FMP10 gene encoding Fmp10p (similar to Saccharomyces cerevisiae YER182W; ancestral locus Anc_4.387): MNNIVKGNLVCCKVSDAIASTILKKRVICGSSVSTALQARYNSSQQGHPLRKAEFTTAGKKRSGSQNKGGSKWISVGIFGTSFIIGWYFTQHMTFADLMAWWRYDKLPVDSDQVRNYKSSLEYRAEKLSIINQLKTEDYLEIIPTSSKSVGLIDDALSSPGAIAIPPKFYYNPKTKNIVGVYHLGMKLTGYPFIVHGGILATIMEDLMRQGVQLVKSSETDSSTIEKTKKLQINYKFPTFANQFVIVRTTKVEEFGKNLKLHVEVVDQDDNRVLAKGNGIFTVQ, from the coding sequence atgaacAACATAGTAAAAGGAAACTTAGTTTGCTGTAAAGTCAGCGATGCTATCGCTTCTACTATTCTAAAAAAACGGGTTATTTGTGGATCATCTGTATCTACTGCCTTGCAAGCAAGATATAACTCTTCACAACAGGGACACCCTCTAAGAAAGGCTGAATTTACAACAGCTGGAAAGAAGAGGTCTGGATCCCAAAATAAAGGGGGCTCTAAGTGGATCTCTGTGGGTATCTTTGGAACTTCTTTTATAATTGGATGGTACTTTACTCAACATATGACCTTTGCCGATTTAATGGCGTGGTGGAGATACGATAAATTGCCAGTTGACTCTGATCAAGTTAGAAACTATAAATCGTCGTTGGAGTATCGTGCTGAAAAGCTATCCATTATTAATCAGTTAAAGACTGAAGattatttggaaataatACCAACCTCAAGTAAAAGTGTTGGTTTGATTGATGACGCCTTAAGCAGTCCTGGTGCAATTGCTATTCCACCAAAATTCTATTATAATCCAAAGACAAAGAATATCGTTGGTGTCTATCATTTAGGAATGAAATTGACAGGCTATCCATTTATTGTCCATGGTGGTATATTGGCCACTATAATGGAGGACTTAATGAGGCAAGGAGTACAATTGGTAAAAAGTAGTGAAACGGATTCTTCAActattgaaaaaacaaaaaaattgcaAATTAATTACAAGTTCCCAACTTTTGCTAATCAGTTTGTTATCGTTAGGACAACAAAGGTCGAAGAATTTGgcaagaatttgaaattgcATGTTGAAGTAGTGGATCAAGACGATAATAGAGTATTAGCTAAAGGTAATGGGATTTTCACTGTTCAATGA
- the MNL1 gene encoding alpha-1,2-mannosidase MNL1 (similar to Saccharomyces cerevisiae MNL1 (YHR204W); ancestral locus Anc_4.383), producing MLCILLLFSLLWCSILNVGVVANSKDDDNGDLDNTTNTNKFYTYSFNRYELDQYRLETKELFDFALDNYLNIGYPFDEVKPLSCVPKTRNFTHNDLITNDVLGNFTLTLFDSLTTCAVMNDKKRFVELIALITLNYPQDTKFNHLNSTVQVFETTIRIIGGLLSSHLYATDPTKKVYLADSYDNSLLSLAQDMADRLLPAYLTDTGLPVARINLQDPSKTNPDLLQENNIAAIMSPIFEFTLLSYLTLDQKYEKVTRYAYDKIWSLRSQLDLLPMSINPNDLKTYSFITGIGASIDSFYEYTLKSAILFNDSSLYKIWLKSYNALKIFCKNDWFFVNINYINGQLVSNWIDSLSAFFPGLQVLNGDISDATFKNLINLKFWDYFGGIPERWNFQRIINDNSNKGSKFNTNQNTNTNNNNDKQTNPQNFASNLDKLQQLKDSISLEWYPLRPEFIESTYFLYRATKDPFYLNIGYQILQRLKTIFKGECGFAGIQNIFTGQLQDRMETFILSETLKYLYLLFDEHNELHQLSDNIIFSTEAHPMWLSYKQINNYKKNSFFNDSNFIQHLNYCKLKDEKDAKIQRDKKNSQNTHNNFLKGLFNRNHDYKEIPSQNENHFNKQLIESQYCFVSDNNNKPFIQNNNYYEKQSRSSLLHSNLLSTFNRLFEPDIRYSDTLIKPDYLKDYSPFELAEPFYTQWSNSNGFSKAMQTTESYELLFNFPGEYYIHSVHNTNLNMTDLYCGDFTGHRKIRIEKLAPGKISSYGEILGDDILDNTNYDDISNVEKDNSSNFESGSFVLRATILDGNILGSNSSIILNKDAIMKSVTAYSESASQKDFNFFKIFGLNSDNQLTLQGIPIINIFLV from the coding sequence GAAACCACTCTCGTGTGTACcaaaaacaagaaattttaCTCATAATGATTTGATTACGAATGATGTTTTAGGTAATTTCACTTTGACTTTATTCGATTCTTTAACAACTTGTGCTGTAATGAATGATAAAAAACGATTTGTGGAGCTAATTGCGTTGATAACTTTGAATTATCCTCAAGATACTAAGtttaatcatttaaattctacAGTTCAAGTTTTTGAGACAACAATTCGTATCATTGGTGGATTACTTTCTTCACATTTATACGCAACTGACCCCACTAAAAAAGTGTATCTTGCTGACTCATATGATAACTCATTGCTGTCACTAGCTCAAGATATGGCCGATAGGTTATTGCCAGCCTATCTAACAGATACAGGGCTACCAGTAGCAAGAATAAATTTACAGGATCCATCAAAGACAAATCCAGACCTTTTgcaagaaaataatatcgCTGCTATAATGAGTCCTATTTTCGAATTCACTCTTTTATCATACTTGACTTTAGATCAAAAATATGAGAAAGTTACTAGATACGCCTATGATAAGATTTGGTCCTTAAGATCTCAACTTGATCTTTTACCAATGTCAATAAATCCgaatgatttgaaaacCTATTCATTCATTACTGGAATAGGCGCATCAATCGATTCCTTTTACGAATATACCTTAAAATCTGCAATTCTTTTTAACGATTCATCGTTATATAAGATTTGGTTAAAATCATATAATGCTCTAAAgattttttgtaaaaatgATTGGTTTTTCGTTAacattaattatattaacGGGCAATTGGTATCAAACTGGATAGATTCATTAAGTGCCTTTTTCCCAGGATTACAAGTATTGAATGGTGATATTTCTGATGCCactttcaaaaatttaattaatttaaaattttggGATTATTTTGGTGGTATTCCTGAACGTTGGAATTTTCAACGTataataaatgataattcCAATAAAGGGTCGAAATTTAATACAAATCAAAATACTAATacgaataataataacgatAAACAAACTAATCCACAAAATTTTGCTTCAAATTTAGATAAATTACAACAGTTGAAAGATTCCATATCTTTAGAATGGTATCCTCTAAGACcagaatttattgaatccacttattttttatatagaGCTACAAAGGAtccattttatttaaatattggtTATCAGATTTTACAACGATTGaaaacaatatttaaaggaGAATGTGGATTTGCTggtattcaaaatatttttacagGCCAATTACAAGATAGAATGGaaacatttattttaagtgaaactttaaaatatctttatctattatttgatgaacACAATGAACTTCATCAACTAAgtgataatataatatttagtACAGAAGCTCACCCAATGTGGTTAAGCtataaacaaataaataattataagaaaaattcgTTCTTTAACGATTCAAATTTCATTCaacatttaaattattgtaaattaaaagatgaaaaagatGCTAAAATTCAAAgggataaaaaaaattctcaaAATACTCataacaattttttaaaaggtCTTTTTAATAGAAATCATGACTATAAGGAAATTCCATCACAAAATGAAAAccattttaataaacaacTTATAGAATCCCaatattgttttgtttcagataataacaataagCCCTTCATtcagaataataattactaTGAGAAGCAATCTAGATCAAGTCTACTGCATTCCAATCTTTTAAGTACTTTCAATAGATTATTTGAGCCAGATATCCGCTATTCGGACACATTAATTAAGCCAGATTACTTGAAAGATTATTCACCTTTTGAACTTGCAGAACCTTTTTATACGCAATGGTCCAATTCAAATGGTTTCTCTAAAGCAATGCAAACTACGGAATCATacgaattattatttaatttccCTGGAGAGTATTACATTCACTCCGTCCACAATACAAATCTTAATATGACAGATTTGTATTGTGGTGATTTTACTGGCcatagaaaaattagaatcGAGAAATTAGCACCCGGTAAGATATCAAGCTATGGAGAAATATTAGGGGATGACATTTTAGATAACACTAATTATGACGATATTTCAAACGTCGAGAAGGATAACTCATCGAACTTTGAATCAGGATCTTTTGTGTTAAGAGCCACAATATTGGATGGCAATATCCTAGGCAGTAATTCATCCATAATTTTGAACAAGGATGCCATAATGAAATCTGTGACAGCATATTCCGAATCTGCTTCACAAAAggatttcaatttctttaagaTATTTGGCCTGAATTCTGATAATCAACTCACTCTACAAGGCATTCctattatcaatatattcttgGTATAA
- the BAT1 gene encoding branched-chain-amino-acid transaminase BAT1 (similar to Saccharomyces cerevisiae BAT2 (YJR148W) and BAT1 (YHR208W); ancestral locus Anc_4.389), which yields MFNRLARTTGILNNISKRRFSLNSKWFQQSKLDASRLRIISTKEPTQPIPNDQLVFGKTFTDHMLTIEWTKEEGWKDPVIRPYGPLTLDPASCVFHYAFELFEGLKAYRTIDDKITMFRPDMNMKRMNKSAHRICLPTFDSDELIKLTGELIKQDKHLIPSGKGYSLYIRPTLIGTTSTLGVGKPDKALLFVINSPVGPYYKTGFKAVSLEATDYATRAWPGGVGDKKLGANYAPCVLPQLQASERGYQQNLWLFGPEKYITEVGTMNVFFVFKNSKTGKKELVTAPLDGTILEGVTRDSILTLAKENLSPINWEINERYFSINEVIDRSKNDELVEAFGSGTAAVVSPIKEIGYRDYKIKVPLLPGEQSGELTKLVAKWISDIQYGNVQHGNWSKIVADLNAY from the coding sequence atgtttaATAGATTAGCTAGAACAACTggtattttaaataatatttcaaaacgaagattttcattaaattctaAATGGTTTCAACAATCAAAATTAGACGCCTCTCGTTTAAGAATTATTAGTACCAAAGAACCAACACAACCAATTCCAAATGATCAATTAGTGTTTGGAAAAACATTCACGGACCATATGTTGACGATTGAATGGACAAAAGAAGAAGGTTGGAAAGATCCAGTTATTAGACCGTATGGTCCTTTAACCTTAGATCCTGCCTCTTGTGTTTTTCATTATGCTTTTGAGTTATTTGAAGGATTAAAAGCCTATAGGActattgatgataaaattaCAATGTTTAGGCCAGATATGAATATGAAACGTATGAATAAATCGGCTCATAGAATTTGTTTGCCTACTTTCGATTCagatgaattaattaagTTAACAGGTGAACTTATTAAACAGGATAAGCATTTAATACCAAGTGGAAAGGGTTattctttatatattagGCCTACTTTAATTGGAACTACAAGCACATTAGGCGTCGGAAAACCAGATAAAGCGCTACTATTTGTAATTAATTCTCCAGTTGGTCCTTATTATAAAACCGGATTCAAAGCAGTTAGCCTTGAGGCTACAGATTATGCTACCAGAGCTTGGCCAGGGGGTGTCggtgataaaaaattaggtGCAAACTATGCACCATGCGTTTTACCTCAATTGCAAGCCTCAGAAAGGGGCTATCAACAAAATTTATGGTTATTTGGTcctgaaaaatatattactGAAGTTGGTACAATGAATgtcttttttgtttttaaaaattcaaagaCTGGCAAAAAGGAGCTAGTCACTGCACCATTAGATGGCACAATATTAGAAGGCGTTACAAGAGATTCCATTTTGACTCTCGCAAAAGAAAATCTAAGTCCTATTAATTGGGAAATTAACGAGcgttatttttcaataaacgAGGTCATAGATCGCTCTAAAAACGATGAGCTTGTAGAAGCCTTTGGTTCTGGTACAGCTGCTGTTGTCTCACCTATTAAGGAAATAGGTTACAGagattataaaattaaagtaCCACTACTGCCAGGTGAACAGTCTGGTGAACTTACAAAACTTGTTGCAAAATGGATTAGTGATATTCAATATGGTAATGTACAGCATGGTAATTGGTCTAAAATCGTAGCAGACTTAAATGCATATTAG
- the TBLA0E04980 gene encoding uncharacterized protein (similar to Saccharomyces cerevisiae SKN7 (YHR206W) and HMS2 (YJR147W); ancestral locus Anc_4.385), with translation MAFHENRIIISTPLTASATIQNSYARNSRTTSNLFVKTLFNILEDEKYQNIIKWTEKGDRFVVIDAGLFTSDILPIHFNHSNFASFVRQLNKFGFHKIKKTQEERLMCIYGEQSWEFIHPNFKKNDRILMEKISKKISRTSSKQVPGSATNHKNISEVGVKSESTELFIGNSPLYGNVSNDNSKTLHHESQNYIEPSLGIHKSKTLDNNNDRKKNHNNRSNFSTLDKPFVKVSRENQMVTESNNSCNIKATSSTDITNIVTSTTDHIEDFLSIIQDNIKNRSSKRDDILQELQTIKGDLRRLFSKIVLYKQRTDQLLLSLLETYSSELQSANQTSVSRATTLDETILSTHTKNIKIQKVSKQPWARNVKVNTLDNANYTDDPETYLNNPVLENNSKDLVASGKFQLHRDETSNKTSVVLLGDNGNSTYMLPSVLNLDTISHLLDKGMKNQLNLSNNVNQFEFSNDYKANEYLENSKTDYIKEANVSLYDKGFHILIIDADPMFIERCKTVLEQYRITVDIMQDWPKTKEKILNKCYDLVIIDAHVKFLNVPILESMLSSIQYHPPIILMTSSLNDQQLIFYLQHGINSILEKPFHSHKLLKFLVNLLKDKISISYSKNNSEIRFKSSSTNKNKAYEPLPLSITHASELTFQKGNILYMQNGNYPKAMRNPILLSSKRNKSFNSMKLKTFQYKPSEFNKHGTEFIHKTLPCTPTTNSSTRRLHNTISQAKTISNQENAKNNNAMLPSPPQSQLRGIAVRDNSANQTIQLPSQPCFSSDKVVISKDVHSNDSS, from the coding sequence ATGGCTTTTCACGAGAATAGAATCATAATATCCACTCCCTTAACAGCATCTGCTACAATACAAAATAGCTACGCAAGAAACTCACGAACaacttcaaatttatttgttaaaaccctatttaatattttagaagatgaaaaatatcagaatataattaaatggACAGAAAAGGGTGATCGATTTGTTGTAATCGATGCAGGATTATTCACTTCAGATATTTTACCTATCCATTTTaatcattcaaattttgCAAGTTTTGTAAGACaactaaataaatttggATTTCATAAGATTAAAAAGACTCAAGAAGAACGATTGATGTGCATCTATGGAGAACAAAGCTGGGAGTTCATTCATCCAAActttaagaaaaatgatagaatattaatggaaaaaatatcaaagaaaatttcACGTACTAGTTCGAAGCAAGTGCCAGGTTCAGCAACAAACCATAAGAATATTTCAGAAGTAGGTGTAAAATCTGAATCGacagaattatttatagGTAATTCACCTTTGTACGGCAATGTatctaatgataatagCAAAACTTTGCATCATGAAAGCCAAAACTATATTGAACCTAGTTTGGGAATACATAAAAGTAAGActttagataataataatgatagaaaaaaaaaccatAATAATAGGAGTAATTTTTCTACATTAGACAAACCTTTTGTAAAAGTTAGCCGAGAGAATCAAATGGTAACAGAAAGCAACAACAGCTGTAATATAAAAGCAACATCAAGTACTGATATTACCAATATTGTCACTTCTACTACAGACCACATTGaagattttttatctatAATTCAAgataatatcaaaaatagaTCAAGTAAAAGGGATGATATCCTACAGGAATTACAAACCATCAAAGGTGACTTACGAAGgttattttctaaaatagTATTGTATAAGCAAAGAACAGATCAGCTACTTCTTTCTCTACTAGAAACGTATTCCTCTGAACTTCAGAGTGCAAATCAAACTTCAGTTAGCAGAGCTACGACTCTTGATGAAACTATTTTATCCACAcatacaaaaaatattaaaattcaaaaagtTTCCAAGCAACCCTGGGCAAGAAATGTAAAAGTAAATACCTTGGACAATGCAAACTATACTGATGATCCAGAAACGTATTTAAACAATCCAGTATTGGAGAATAATTCAAAGGATTTAGTGGCTTCAGGGAAATTTCAACTCCATAGAGATGAGACCTCCAATAAAACTTCTGTGGTTTTACTTGGTGATAATGGTAACTCTACATATATGTTACCATCTGTTTTGAATCTAGATACTATTTCCCATTTATTGGACAAAGGCATGAAAAATCAACTTAATTTATCCAATAATGTAAACCAATTTGAATTCTCAAATGACTATAAAGCCAATGAATATCTTGAAAATTCCAAAACGGATTATATCAAAGAGGCAAATGTATCATTATATGATAAGGGTTTCCATATTCTGATAATTGACGCTGATCCGATGTTTATAGAACGTTGCAAGACTGTATTAGAGCAGTATAGAATAACAGTAGATATTATGCAAGACTGGCccaaaacaaaagaaaaaatccTGAATAAATGTTATGATTTAGTAATTATTGATGCACACGTGAAGTTTTTAAATGTACCAATTTTAGAAAGTATGTTGTCTTCAATTCAATATCACCCACCAATTATATTGATGACATCTTCATTAAATGATCAACAGTTGATATTTTACTTGCAACATGGAATTAACAGCATATTAGAAAAACCATTTCATTCACATAAGCTACTGAAATTTCTTGTAAATCtcttaaaagataaaatatcaattagctattcaaaaaataattccgAAATTCGATTTAAAAGTTCATCTACAAATAAGAACAAAGCATATGAACCCCTTCCATTAAGTATAACACATGCATCAGAACTAACCTTTCAGAAGggaaatatattatatatgcAGAATGGTAATTATCCGAAGGCAATGAGGAACCCTATTCTTTTATCATCAAAACgaaataaatcttttaattctatgaaattaaaaacgTTCCAATACAAACCATCAGAATTTAACAAGCATGGGACCGAGTTTATTCATAAGACGCTACCATGTACACCAACAACAAATTCATCTACAAGAAGGCTGCACAACACAATTTCACAAGCTAAAACAATTAGTAATCAAGAAAATGctaagaataataatgcaaTGCTCCCTTCACCACCACAGTCACAACTACGTGGAATTGCAGTCAGAGATAATAGTGCAAACCAGACAATACAGCTACCTTCTCAGCCATGTTTTTCTTCTGATAAAGTTGTCATTTCAAAAGATGTGCATTCCAATGATAGTTCTTAA
- the SET5 gene encoding S-adenosylmethionine-dependent methyltransferase (similar to Saccharomyces cerevisiae SET5 (YHR207C); ancestral locus Anc_4.386) has product MTKTISAGCCDDKSSNRSRSRSNNSSSNDSSSTHKLEHIILPSSVKELQKDATNIDCDENNDSNISASIIPTNQEICDAVLLLWHEEPIQEEKSLTEIRKRIQLKHPNWNINNIKDFEKILQLNNIYSIDENNLFTYDKLTTFNGIDSQLIDSEFPCDLLEVMIDPTCLNKGRGLYLKKNLKRGEIIAKDIVPIVQIPPLEKLYLIDLGKVCSLCGTSIKHSKQFIMTHNLDCNNCQSIWCSKYCLKNDKTHSYLNHLKSKIKKDKIDLKNWKIYLNFIKKNNFQPGFVIALIYTSILIEILVEKNSNDLNDSVIFKKFNSLATVSQKIRYDHCGSTNIGGSLDKYNRLFDTTTVLSTTTNLNSNIRNNKHDQKKENKIDDFNELWETAYDLFTKTFPSCVNDHNLTYEKYLNLIGRFNINQINGQLYPIASLINHNCQPNIHIEVSDSNSLSLTLITRRNINIDEELLTTYINPLHGVKLRRRELLVNWGFLCHCERCEKELKSRRLLTSEIIKNNDNGSTSTNSAGELSMINTSESSTIPTPTLSSLSNSSTSCIITPSITVNSYNKPIDTPASSSLSNSNVFNPNIDSKRRKSSMRASRPDINELLKNGEEFDLDIPESIGFKNRRTSVRFNNDVTLAVDE; this is encoded by the coding sequence ATGACTAAGACAATTAGCGCTGGTTGTTGTGATGATAAAAGTAGTAATAGAAGTAGAAGTAGAAGTAACAATAGTAGTAGTAATGATAGTAGCAGTACTCATAAACTAGAACATATCATATTACCTTCTTCAGTGAAAGAGTTACAAAAGGATGCTACTAATATTGATTGTGACGAGAATAATGATAGTAATATATCTGCAAGCATTATACCGACAAATCAAGAAATATGTGACGCAGTGCTATTATTATGGCATGAAGAGCCAATTCAAGAAGAAAAGTCATTAACAGAAATACGAAAACGGATTCAATTGAAACATCCAAATtggaatataaataatattaaggattttgaaaagattCTACAATTGAATAACATATATTCCATTGATgagaataatttatttacttatGATAAGTTAACTACTTTCAATGGAATTGATTCACAGCTAATTGATTCTGAGTTCCCTTGTGACTTACTTGAAGTTATGATCGACCCTACATGTCTTAATAAAGGTAGAGGtctttatttgaaaaaaaatttgaaaagagGTGAAATAATTGCTAAAGACATAGTGCCTATTGTTCAAATACCTCcattggaaaaattatatttgattgATTTGGGTAAAGTTTGCTCCTTATGTGGTACTTCAATTAAACACTCAAAGCAATTTATTATGACCCACAATTTGGATTGTAATAATTGCCAATCTATTTGGTGTTCGAAGTACTGtcttaaaaatgataaaaccCATAGTTATTTAAACCatttaaaatctaaaataaaaaaggaTAAGATTGATCtgaaaaattggaaaatttatttgaatttcattaaaaaaaataattttcagCCAGGGTTTGTCATTGCTTTAATTTATACCTCAATATTAATCGAAATATTGGTcgaaaaaaattccaatgatttaaatgattcagtaatttttaaaaaattcaactCCTTAGCAACAGTTTCGCAAAAGATTCGATACGACCATTGTGGTTCTACAAATATTGGTGGGTCATTAGATAAGTACAATAGATTATTCGATACAACTACTGTGCTGAGTACAACgacaaatttaaattcaaatattagaaataataaacatgaccaaaagaaggaaaataaaattgatgactttaatgaattatggGAAACTGCTtatgatttatttacaaagaCGTTCCCAAGTTGTGTTAATGATCATAACTTAACTTacgaaaaatatttaaatcttaTTGGTAGATTTAATATCAACCAAATTAATGGTCAATTATACCCTATTgcttcattaattaatcaTAATTGTCAAccaaatattcatattgaAGTCTCTGATAGTAATTCCTTGTCATTAACATTAATCacaagaagaaatattaacatagatgaagaattacTTACTACTTATATTAATCCTTTACATGGTGTCAAATTAAGAAGAAGAGAATTGTTAGTGAATTGGGGGTTTTTATGCCATTGTGAACGTTGCgagaaagaattaaaatctaGAAGATTGCTAACCTCagaaattataaaaaacaatGATAATGGAAGCACATCAACTAATTCAGCTGGTGAACTATCAATGATTAATACTTCTGAAAGTTCAACAATTCCAACTCCAACCTTAAGCTCTCTTTCAAACTCTTCAACTTCGTGTATTATTACCCCATCTATCACAGTGAACTCCTATAATAAACCAATTGACACACCAGCTTCTAGCAGTCTTTCCAATTCAAATGTGTTTAATCCTAATATAGATTCCAAGAGAAGAAAATCCTCCATGAGAGCTTCAAGACCAGATATAAATGAGTTGCTGAAAAATGGtgaagaatttgatttaGATATTCCAGAAAGCATTGgctttaaaaatagaagGACTTCAGttagatttaataatgatgttACATTAGCAGTtgatgaataa